In Thalassotalea sp. Sam97, a single window of DNA contains:
- a CDS encoding transglycosylase SLT domain-containing protein → MKTIALSVALGLLTVHPIAAEASSNGKPTFAEFSKKRLKEYHTFKNEYLSRYQQFKAEVRAKWGVADVSSSSEFIHYSDDMNVKLIGDFQNDFVEVSILDTEGLSEQQISQKIEQTLALSLDKPIDEVVKADPVLSALPKAPSSPLAAANNTLLDYLSSDISTSPQILSQKAILVTPPNPGQALIDKNVGKLEQQIQQLEHYTEQVSHANLKERMRQKDEMADAKNLITELEKEKETLTTADADKVNALLGKNMKTYRISLDGARVKRAEHFLASVKNNANKWQLDPELILAIMETESSFNPVAQSPIPAFGLMQVVPSTAGLDVNRRKFQDNNKPSQATLFNSTENIKFGSAYLNILLTSYLNEVKNPVSRLYCAIAAYNTGIGNLARAFNKGDKNRKKAIAVINTLTPDEVYQVIQKRTHTETQRYLVKVLNSKQYFAEKVQSL, encoded by the coding sequence ATGAAAACCATTGCTCTGTCCGTAGCCCTAGGATTGTTGACAGTACACCCGATTGCCGCCGAAGCGTCGTCCAATGGAAAGCCGACATTCGCTGAGTTTTCAAAAAAGCGACTGAAAGAATATCATACTTTTAAAAATGAATACTTAAGTCGATATCAGCAATTTAAGGCCGAAGTCAGAGCAAAATGGGGGGTCGCCGATGTTAGTTCCTCATCTGAATTTATTCATTACTCAGACGATATGAACGTGAAACTCATTGGCGATTTTCAAAATGATTTTGTCGAAGTAAGTATATTAGATACAGAGGGCTTATCCGAACAGCAGATCAGTCAAAAAATAGAACAGACATTAGCACTCAGTTTGGATAAGCCTATTGATGAGGTGGTAAAAGCCGATCCGGTGCTCTCTGCTCTCCCCAAAGCACCAAGCAGTCCACTGGCAGCAGCAAACAACACATTGCTAGATTACTTATCGTCGGATATCAGCACCAGTCCACAAATCTTGTCACAAAAGGCGATATTAGTCACACCTCCTAATCCGGGCCAGGCACTTATTGACAAAAATGTTGGAAAACTTGAACAACAAATTCAACAGCTTGAGCATTACACTGAGCAAGTCAGCCATGCAAATCTTAAAGAGCGCATGCGACAAAAAGACGAAATGGCCGATGCCAAAAACTTGATCACCGAGCTGGAAAAAGAAAAAGAAACATTGACCACCGCCGATGCCGATAAAGTGAATGCCTTATTAGGCAAAAACATGAAAACCTATCGCATTTCGTTGGACGGGGCTCGTGTGAAGCGGGCGGAGCATTTTCTGGCATCGGTAAAAAACAACGCGAACAAATGGCAACTGGATCCAGAATTAATTTTGGCGATCATGGAAACTGAGAGTAGCTTTAACCCGGTGGCACAATCGCCTATTCCAGCTTTTGGTTTAATGCAAGTAGTGCCCTCAACTGCTGGCCTAGATGTGAATCGCCGTAAGTTCCAAGACAATAATAAGCCCTCGCAAGCCACCTTGTTTAACAGCACCGAGAACATTAAGTTTGGTAGCGCTTATCTCAACATCTTATTGACCAGTTATTTAAACGAAGTAAAAAATCCCGTAAGTCGTCTTTATTGCGCCATAGCAGCCTACAACACTGGCATAGGCAACCTAGCTCGTGCCTTTAACAAAGGCGATAAAAACCGTAAAAAAGCCATTGCCGTGATCAATACTCTAACGCCCGATGAAGTGTATCAGGTCATTCAAAAACGTACTCACACAGAAACCCAGCGTTACCTGGTGAAAGTGCTAAACAGTAAGCAATATTTTGCCGAGAAAGTTCAGAGTTTGTAG
- a CDS encoding ETEC_3214 domain-containing protein: MILGSLIALGQWGDTKEVLADVYVTVKSEFTHEYEYQQLAKVNVGNNINYVEQFFGAPQFVKASKYEDTLKFYYYFNDKFLLTLVGKENRVMGYTITSLEDDFVPLDLLNKETSIAGQALNGKTAKIDDYTLDYNNVDYLLIREQQGRENLYINKYFGSIGYDGISALNKTEVKSIYDALEMDVEDPAQINDRLAKLMAKTQTNLYGVGELELSVIADSVLTEFEFLLYTKSH; this comes from the coding sequence GTGATCCTAGGTAGCCTTATTGCGCTTGGGCAATGGGGTGACACCAAAGAAGTGTTAGCCGATGTGTATGTTACGGTGAAATCTGAATTCACCCACGAATACGAATATCAACAATTGGCCAAGGTAAATGTTGGCAACAATATTAATTACGTTGAGCAGTTTTTTGGTGCCCCACAGTTTGTAAAAGCCTCGAAGTATGAGGATACGTTAAAGTTTTATTATTATTTTAACGACAAATTCTTACTGACTTTAGTGGGTAAAGAAAATCGAGTTATGGGTTACACCATTACGTCACTAGAAGACGATTTTGTGCCATTAGATCTGCTCAATAAAGAAACCTCGATCGCAGGCCAAGCCTTAAATGGTAAAACTGCAAAAATTGACGATTACACCCTAGATTACAATAACGTTGATTACCTCTTGATCAGAGAGCAGCAAGGGCGAGAAAACCTATACATCAACAAGTATTTCGGTTCGATTGGCTACGATGGCATATCAGCATTGAATAAAACTGAAGTCAAGTCGATATACGATGCATTGGAAATGGACGTGGAAGATCCGGCCCAAATCAATGACCGCTTAGCTAAGCTTATGGCCAAAACCCAAACTAATTTATATGGCGTGGGGGAATTGGAACTGTCTGTCATCGCCGATTCTGTATTAACCGAATTTGAATTTCTTCTTTACACTAAAAGTCACTAA
- a CDS encoding DUF3545 family protein, producing the protein MDTIESIMEIIEGKPKSKGKPKRKWREIEQLKEQMELEKELAFYEGELEALLED; encoded by the coding sequence ATGGATACAATTGAAAGCATTATGGAAATCATTGAAGGCAAACCCAAGTCAAAGGGAAAACCAAAACGTAAATGGCGAGAGATTGAGCAACTAAAAGAGCAAATGGAATTGGAAAAAGAGTTAGCCTTTTATGAAGGTGAACTCGAAGCGCTACTAGAAGACTAA
- the tal gene encoding transaldolase, whose translation MTSQLAQLKEMTTVVADTGDVQAIAKFKPIDATTNPSLLLKAAELDNYQPLIEQAVAYGKNQSNDKQQQVVDAADMLSVLIGLEILKEIPGRISTEVDARLSFDTQATVEKAEKLIDLYQQHGVSKDRILIKMASTWEGIRAAEILEQKGIQCNLTLLFGFAQAQACAEAGVYLISPFVGRILDWYKKSTGKDSYPATEDPGVVSVTNIYNYYKQYGYNTIVMGASFRNKEEILELAGCDRLTISPQLLDELEQADGEVIRKLDASMASGERPTAITEQEFRWQMNEDAMATEKLAEGIRGFTVDQIKLEEKLTKML comes from the coding sequence ATGACTTCGCAACTTGCCCAACTAAAAGAAATGACTACCGTTGTCGCCGATACTGGTGATGTCCAAGCGATAGCAAAATTCAAACCGATTGATGCAACCACCAATCCGTCTTTATTATTAAAAGCGGCCGAATTAGACAATTACCAGCCGCTTATCGAGCAAGCTGTCGCCTATGGTAAAAATCAAAGTAACGATAAGCAGCAACAAGTCGTTGATGCTGCCGATATGTTATCTGTTTTAATCGGTTTAGAGATATTAAAAGAAATTCCAGGTCGCATATCTACCGAAGTTGACGCTCGACTGTCATTTGATACACAAGCCACAGTGGAAAAAGCGGAAAAATTAATCGACCTGTATCAACAGCACGGCGTGAGTAAAGATCGCATTCTGATTAAAATGGCGTCAACTTGGGAAGGTATTCGCGCTGCTGAAATATTAGAGCAAAAAGGTATTCAATGTAACTTAACGCTGTTGTTCGGGTTTGCTCAGGCACAAGCGTGTGCTGAAGCTGGGGTTTATTTGATATCACCTTTTGTTGGCCGAATTCTTGATTGGTACAAAAAATCGACCGGCAAAGACAGCTACCCAGCTACAGAAGATCCTGGTGTAGTCTCTGTGACCAATATTTATAACTACTACAAACAGTATGGTTACAACACTATCGTAATGGGTGCTAGCTTTAGAAATAAAGAAGAGATTTTAGAGCTGGCTGGCTGTGATCGCCTAACCATTAGTCCGCAGCTACTTGATGAGCTTGAACAAGCTGATGGCGAGGTTATCCGTAAACTCGATGCCAGCATGGCTAGCGGTGAGCGCCCTACTGCTATTACAGAGCAAGAATTCAGATGGCAAATGAACGAAGATGCTATGGCGACCGAAAAACTAGCTGAAGGTATTCGTGGCTTTACCGTTGACCAAATCAAACTTGAAGAAAAGCTTACCAAGATGCTGTAA
- the yaaA gene encoding peroxide stress protein YaaA has translation MLIVVSPAKNLDYETPLATEQYTQPELLEHSQELVDVCVKLTPAQLSSLMSISDKLAGLNAARFAEWAQPFTPANARPAVLAFNGDVYTGLDAPSFKAEHFDFAQRHMRILSGLYGVLKPLDLMQPYRLEMGTKLENPRGKNLYEFWGNIVTDHINQALASQGDDVLINLASTEYFKSVKKKQLKGKIVTPAFKDWKNGQYKMISFYAKKARGLMARYIIDNEITDVQQLKQFDVDGYQYNDALSTANEPVFTRKLEA, from the coding sequence ATGTTAATTGTCGTATCTCCCGCTAAAAATCTGGACTATGAAACTCCCCTTGCAACCGAGCAATATACTCAGCCAGAGCTGCTTGAGCATAGCCAAGAGCTCGTTGATGTATGTGTCAAATTAACACCCGCACAATTGTCATCATTAATGAGTATTAGTGACAAACTTGCCGGTTTGAATGCGGCGCGCTTTGCCGAGTGGGCACAACCTTTTACACCAGCTAATGCTCGACCTGCAGTGCTTGCGTTCAATGGTGATGTTTACACAGGGCTTGATGCACCGTCTTTTAAAGCTGAACATTTTGACTTTGCACAGCGTCACATGCGCATTCTTTCTGGGCTTTATGGGGTTTTAAAACCACTTGATTTAATGCAGCCATATCGACTTGAAATGGGCACTAAGTTAGAAAACCCACGTGGCAAAAACTTGTATGAGTTTTGGGGAAACATTGTTACTGATCACATAAACCAAGCACTTGCATCACAAGGTGATGACGTGTTGATTAACCTTGCATCAACTGAATACTTTAAATCAGTTAAGAAGAAACAACTGAAAGGCAAAATTGTTACCCCTGCGTTTAAAGATTGGAAAAATGGTCAGTATAAAATGATCAGCTTCTACGCTAAAAAAGCGCGAGGTTTGATGGCACGTTACATTATCGATAATGAAATCACCGACGTGCAACAGCTAAAGCAGTTTGATGTTGATGGCTATCAGTATAACGACGCGCTATCGACCGCGAATGAGCCGGTATTTACCCGTAAGCTTGAAGCATAG
- the srmB gene encoding ATP-dependent RNA helicase SrmB, with translation MFAQFDLDDALVGGCDKAGFKKPTSIQQLVLPEAMAGKDVLASAPTGTGKTAAFILPCAQHLLDYPRTKPGFPRVLVLAPTRELATQIFEQAELLTQHTDIKIGLITGGVNYGSHKEILTKNTDMLIATPGRLLEYIETEQFDAREIEILVLDEADRMLDMGFSESINRIAGEARWRKQTLLFSATLAGAGIIRFSKEILTDPVFLESDPSRKEKAKTHQWVHLADSKEHKFQLLTALLKDESAKRVVVFANKRETVQYLSGKLQSEDLPNAWLEGEMPQDKRNSAVARVKNGHVNILIATDVAARGLDIDDVTHVINFDIPRKADIYVHRIGRTGRAGKKGTAISLVEAHDMAYIAKIERYIEEKLPRRVIEGLRPLHKEARVPAKKKPKAKVKAKKSAGLTRQQKLAKKKKKEKKARKKAQK, from the coding sequence ATGTTTGCACAATTTGATCTTGATGATGCTTTAGTAGGCGGCTGCGATAAAGCCGGCTTTAAAAAGCCCACTTCCATTCAACAGTTGGTTTTGCCAGAAGCAATGGCAGGCAAAGATGTTTTAGCATCGGCCCCCACTGGAACGGGTAAAACTGCGGCATTTATTCTTCCTTGTGCGCAACACTTATTGGATTATCCTCGCACCAAACCAGGTTTCCCGCGTGTATTAGTGCTTGCGCCAACCCGTGAACTTGCGACACAAATTTTCGAGCAAGCAGAATTACTCACCCAACATACGGACATTAAAATTGGCTTAATCACTGGTGGCGTTAACTACGGCTCGCACAAAGAGATCTTAACCAAAAACACCGATATGCTAATTGCCACGCCGGGTCGTTTACTTGAGTACATTGAAACCGAACAATTCGATGCGCGCGAAATTGAAATCTTAGTATTAGATGAAGCCGATCGTATGCTCGATATGGGCTTTAGCGAATCCATTAACCGCATTGCCGGCGAAGCAAGATGGCGTAAGCAAACCCTACTATTTTCGGCAACCTTAGCTGGGGCTGGTATTATTCGCTTTTCGAAAGAGATCTTAACCGACCCAGTGTTTTTAGAGTCTGATCCATCACGTAAAGAAAAAGCCAAAACACATCAGTGGGTCCACCTTGCTGACAGTAAAGAGCACAAGTTCCAGTTATTAACGGCATTGCTAAAAGACGAAAGTGCAAAGCGCGTTGTGGTATTTGCCAACAAGCGTGAAACGGTGCAGTATCTGTCGGGTAAATTGCAAAGTGAAGATTTACCAAACGCCTGGCTTGAAGGTGAAATGCCACAAGATAAGCGTAACAGCGCCGTTGCTCGCGTTAAAAATGGCCATGTCAATATTTTGATTGCTACCGATGTTGCAGCCCGCGGTTTGGATATTGATGATGTGACTCACGTGATTAACTTTGATATTCCACGCAAAGCCGATATTTACGTGCACCGTATTGGTCGTACCGGTCGTGCCGGTAAAAAAGGTACGGCAATTTCATTAGTTGAAGCACATGACATGGCATACATTGCCAAAATCGAACGCTATATTGAGGAAAAACTACCTCGTCGCGTGATTGAAGGTTTGCGCCCGCTACATAAAGAAGCGCGAGTACCTGCGAAGAAAAAGCCTAAAGCGAAAGTTAAGGCAAAGAAAAGCGCAGGTTTAACGCGCCAACAAAAACTGGCGAAGAAAAAGAAAAAAGAGAAAAAAGCGAGAAAGAAAGCCCAGAAATAG
- the fldB gene encoding flavodoxin FldB produces the protein MKIGLFYGSTTCYTEMAAEKIQAEIGADLVDTINIKDAPLADCQAYDIVIFGISTWDFGELQEDWESTWDDIASLKLDDKIVALFGLGDQEGYGQWFQDALGMLHDEVIAHQATIVGYWPNQGYEFEASKALTEDGEFFVGLSLDDENQYDLTEQRIKDWCEQILSEINDILNNAG, from the coding sequence ATGAAAATAGGCTTATTTTACGGATCGACAACCTGTTACACCGAAATGGCAGCTGAAAAAATTCAGGCTGAAATCGGTGCCGATTTAGTCGACACCATTAATATAAAGGATGCGCCATTGGCTGATTGCCAAGCGTACGATATTGTCATTTTTGGTATCTCTACTTGGGACTTCGGTGAACTGCAAGAAGACTGGGAGTCTACTTGGGATGACATCGCCAGTTTAAAGCTTGACGATAAAATTGTTGCCCTATTTGGTTTAGGTGACCAAGAAGGCTACGGTCAATGGTTCCAAGATGCGTTAGGCATGTTGCACGACGAGGTTATTGCCCACCAGGCAACCATCGTCGGTTATTGGCCAAATCAAGGTTACGAATTTGAAGCATCCAAAGCCCTAACCGAGGACGGCGAATTTTTTGTAGGCTTGAGTCTTGATGATGAAAACCAATACGACTTAACCGAACAACGCATTAAGGATTGGTGTGAACAAATCCTCAGCGAAATTAACGACATTCTAAATAACGCCGGTTAA
- the dsbC gene encoding bifunctional protein-disulfide isomerase/oxidoreductase DsbC: MKLIKIVAGLCAATMFSLSVYAQDINAQIKTNLQRVGLKVESIKPSKMANLYEAFTDQGLFYTSADGKFLIQGKLYQMSDEGINSLTEESLSAERVAGMEQFKESMIVFPAKEEKYQVTVFTDLTCGYCRRLHEQVDTFNELGITVRYLAFPRGGIASQGYRDIRSVWCSEDQQTAMTTAKAGKQVDKKVCNQPVAEQYDFGKKVGVTGTPAIMLDDGLMIPGYKSAEDMHEILQMYSARKG, from the coding sequence ATGAAGTTAATTAAAATTGTGGCAGGTCTCTGTGCAGCCACCATGTTCTCCCTAAGCGTTTATGCGCAAGACATTAATGCACAAATCAAAACCAACCTGCAACGTGTTGGCTTAAAAGTTGAGTCAATCAAACCGTCAAAGATGGCCAATCTTTACGAAGCATTCACCGACCAAGGGTTGTTTTATACATCGGCGGATGGCAAGTTTTTGATCCAAGGTAAGCTGTATCAAATGAGCGATGAGGGTATCAACTCGTTAACCGAAGAGTCGCTATCTGCAGAGCGTGTTGCTGGCATGGAACAGTTTAAAGAGTCGATGATTGTCTTCCCTGCCAAAGAGGAAAAATACCAAGTAACGGTGTTTACTGATTTAACCTGTGGTTATTGTCGTCGCTTGCATGAGCAAGTTGATACCTTTAATGAGTTAGGTATTACTGTGCGTTACTTAGCGTTTCCGCGTGGCGGTATTGCCAGTCAAGGCTACCGTGATATCCGCAGTGTTTGGTGCAGTGAAGATCAACAAACCGCGATGACAACAGCAAAAGCCGGTAAACAAGTCGATAAAAAAGTGTGTAATCAGCCGGTAGCTGAACAATACGACTTTGGTAAAAAAGTAGGGGTAACAGGCACACCAGCGATTATGTTGGACGATGGCCTAATGATCCCAGGCTATAAGTCAGCAGAAGATATGCACGAAATTTTACAAATGTATTCGGCGCGTAAAGGTTAA
- the recJ gene encoding single-stranded-DNA-specific exonuclease RecJ, translating into MDKQIRRRHKVDDSHLNSTIHPVLKQVYASRGISDNAKLEQTLQVMLAPTLLKGIEQASQLLVEAIAKQQRIIIVGDFDADGATSTAVMMQGLSLLGSSNHDFIVPNRFEYGYGLTPEISDLAKQTGAEVIVTVDNGISAVEGVARAKQHGCQVIVTDHHLPGEKIPDADAIVNPNQHGCEFPSKSLAGVGVAFYLMLVTRQHMRQRNWFAERHIAEPNLAQLLDLVALGTVADVVSLDQNNRILVAQGLKRIRAGATRPGIVALIEVAGKNQQKLTASDFGFGLGPRLNAAGRLDDMSLGIKCLLADDMYQARLIAAELDDLNKARREIEQGMQIEAEQILKQLQFSNDNIPSALALYQDDWHQGVIGIVAGRIKEKYHRPTIVFADGDDGEIKGSARSIPGLHIRDLLEHIDSQHPELIVKFGGHAMAAGLTIKANQFKRFEQLFAEYASKQLTDDLLQGVILTDGELPAECFSEEFATLIKGAGPWGQSFPEPVFDNHFQLVQQRIVGDKHLKMVLQYGDVVVDAIAFNVDVQQWPNPQCQWVHVAFKLDINEFRGRQSLQLLIDYLSAA; encoded by the coding sequence ATGGACAAGCAAATTCGCCGTCGTCACAAGGTTGACGATTCACACCTAAATAGCACAATACACCCTGTTTTAAAGCAAGTTTATGCAAGTCGTGGTATCTCTGATAACGCTAAGCTAGAGCAAACATTGCAAGTGATGTTAGCTCCTACGTTACTCAAAGGAATCGAACAGGCTAGCCAGTTACTTGTCGAGGCGATTGCCAAGCAGCAACGCATCATCATTGTTGGTGACTTTGATGCTGATGGCGCAACCAGTACAGCTGTGATGATGCAAGGCTTATCATTACTTGGTTCAAGTAATCATGATTTTATCGTTCCTAATCGTTTTGAATATGGCTATGGGCTAACCCCGGAAATCAGTGATTTAGCCAAGCAAACTGGGGCTGAGGTGATTGTTACCGTTGATAACGGCATTAGTGCGGTTGAAGGCGTTGCCCGAGCGAAACAACATGGGTGCCAGGTTATTGTTACCGATCATCATTTACCGGGTGAAAAAATACCAGATGCCGACGCCATTGTTAACCCGAACCAACACGGTTGTGAGTTCCCCAGCAAATCACTTGCAGGGGTTGGTGTCGCGTTTTATTTAATGCTGGTGACACGACAACATATGCGTCAGCGCAATTGGTTTGCAGAGCGACATATCGCAGAGCCAAACCTAGCGCAACTGCTAGATTTAGTGGCTTTAGGTACTGTTGCCGATGTGGTTAGTCTTGATCAAAACAACCGAATATTAGTCGCCCAAGGTTTAAAACGTATTCGCGCAGGTGCAACTCGCCCCGGTATTGTTGCCTTAATTGAAGTGGCTGGGAAAAATCAGCAAAAGCTCACCGCAAGTGATTTTGGTTTTGGTTTAGGGCCACGATTAAATGCCGCAGGGCGACTTGATGATATGAGCCTTGGTATTAAGTGTTTACTGGCTGATGACATGTACCAAGCGCGATTAATCGCTGCCGAGCTTGATGATCTCAATAAAGCGCGTCGCGAAATAGAGCAGGGCATGCAAATTGAAGCCGAGCAAATCCTCAAGCAATTGCAATTTTCAAACGATAATATCCCGAGCGCTTTGGCGTTGTATCAAGACGATTGGCATCAGGGGGTCATTGGTATTGTTGCTGGCCGCATTAAAGAAAAATACCACCGTCCGACCATCGTTTTTGCTGATGGCGATGATGGTGAAATCAAAGGCAGTGCCCGTTCAATTCCCGGCTTACATATCCGTGATTTACTCGAGCATATTGACAGTCAGCACCCTGAACTTATCGTTAAATTTGGTGGTCACGCTATGGCCGCAGGGCTAACCATTAAGGCAAATCAATTTAAACGTTTTGAGCAGCTGTTCGCAGAATATGCCAGTAAACAACTGACCGACGATTTATTGCAAGGGGTGATACTTACCGATGGTGAGTTACCCGCAGAATGTTTTAGTGAGGAGTTTGCTACGCTGATTAAGGGTGCAGGCCCGTGGGGACAGAGCTTTCCTGAACCTGTTTTTGATAATCATTTTCAACTTGTACAACAGCGTATTGTCGGTGATAAACATTTGAAGATGGTTCTCCAATATGGCGACGTAGTCGTTGATGCCATAGCCTTTAATGTCGATGTGCAGCAATGGCCAAATCCGCAGTGTCAATGGGTGCATGTGGCGTTTAAATTGGATATCAATGAGTTTCGCGGCCGACAAAGCTTACAGCTTTTGATTGATTATCTGAGCGCAGCTTAA
- the prfB gene encoding peptide chain release factor 2 has product MFEINPILNQIKDIQARTEVLRGYLDYELKAERLMEVNRELEQPDVWNEPERAQALGKERSSLELVVKTIDDMDAGCEDVEGLVELAVEAEDEDTFNEAIVELEGLEAQLAKLEFRRMFSGEQDGNDCYLDIQSGSGGTEAQDWASMLMRMYLRWGEAHGFKVEVMEETDGDVAGIKGCTIKFSGEYAYGWLRTETGVHRLVRKSPFDSNARRHTSFASAFVYPEIDDNIDIDINPADLRIDTFRASGAGGQHVNKTDSAIRITHEPTGVVVQCQADRSQHKNKAQAMKMLQAKLYELEIQKQNEDKQALEEGKSDIGWGSQIRSYVLDDSRIKDLRTGVESRNTQAVLDGALDPFIEASLKSGL; this is encoded by the coding sequence ATGTTTGAAATCAATCCCATATTAAATCAAATCAAAGATATTCAAGCTCGTACCGAAGTGTTACGTGGCTATCTTGATTATGAGCTAAAAGCTGAACGTTTAATGGAAGTTAATCGCGAACTTGAGCAACCTGATGTTTGGAACGAGCCTGAACGCGCGCAAGCGTTAGGTAAAGAGCGTAGCTCTTTAGAGTTAGTGGTTAAAACCATTGATGATATGGACGCCGGTTGTGAAGATGTTGAAGGTTTAGTTGAGCTGGCGGTTGAAGCCGAAGACGAAGATACCTTTAACGAAGCGATTGTTGAGCTAGAAGGCCTTGAAGCACAGTTAGCCAAACTTGAATTTCGCCGTATGTTTTCCGGTGAACAAGATGGCAATGATTGTTACCTTGATATCCAGTCAGGCTCTGGTGGTACCGAAGCTCAAGATTGGGCGAGCATGTTAATGCGTATGTACCTTCGCTGGGGCGAGGCACATGGCTTTAAAGTTGAAGTGATGGAAGAAACCGATGGTGACGTGGCTGGCATTAAAGGCTGTACCATTAAGTTTTCTGGTGAATACGCATACGGCTGGCTACGGACCGAAACAGGTGTCCACCGTTTAGTGCGTAAATCACCGTTTGACTCAAATGCGCGTCGCCACACATCGTTTGCTTCAGCGTTTGTTTACCCAGAGATTGATGACAATATTGATATTGATATTAATCCGGCCGATTTACGTATCGATACGTTCCGCGCGTCAGGTGCCGGCGGTCAGCACGTAAACAAAACCGACTCAGCGATTCGTATAACCCATGAACCTACCGGCGTGGTAGTGCAATGTCAGGCGGATCGTTCGCAGCATAAAAACAAAGCGCAAGCGATGAAAATGTTGCAAGCAAAACTGTACGAGCTAGAAATTCAAAAGCAAAACGAAGATAAGCAAGCATTAGAAGAAGGCAAGTCGGATATTGGCTGGGGTAGCCAAATTCGCTCTTATGTGCTTGATGACAGTCGCATTAAAGATTTACGTACTGGCGTTGAATCACGCAATACTCAAGCGGTACTCGACGGTGCGTTAGACCCATTTATTGAAGCCAGCTTGAAATCTGGCCTGTAA